A window of the Loxodonta africana isolate mLoxAfr1 chromosome 3, mLoxAfr1.hap2, whole genome shotgun sequence genome harbors these coding sequences:
- the LOC100660118 gene encoding olfactory receptor 6K6, which yields MISENQTMMTEFFFSMFPDLYEGGLLFFIPLLFTYGFIITGNLMIFIVIQLDVALHTPMYFFISVLSFLEIWYTTTTIPKMLSNLVSEQKSISWAGCLLQMYFFHSLGITEGCVLTAMAIDRYIAICSPLRYPTIMTPKLCIQLTAGCCLCGFLLVLPETAWIATLPFCGSHQIQQIFCDFTPVLRLACTDTSLVVIMDAIHAVEILASFLVITLSYIRIIVLILGMPSAEGRHKAFSTCAAHLVVFLLFFGSVAVMYLRFSATYSVFWDTAIAVTFVVLAPFLNPLIYSLRNKDMKDAIGRLFYSQKRVGGARRHI from the coding sequence ATGATCAGTGAGAATCAGACGATGATGACTGAGTTCTTCTTCTCTATGTTCCCAGATCTGTATGAAGGTGGCCTTTTATTCTTTATTCCCTTGCTTTTCACCTATGGATTTATCATAACTGGGAACCTAATGATATTCATTGTCATCCAGCTAGACGTGGCACTTCATACCCCAATGTACTTCTTCATCAGTGTCCTCTCCTTCCTGGAGATCTGGTATACCACAACCACCATCCCGAAGATGCTCTCCAACCTAGTCAGTGAGCAGAAGAGCATCTCTTGGGCTGGCTGCCTCCTGCAGATGTACTTCTTCCACTCGCTTGGCATCACAGAAGGCTGTGTCCTGACAGCAATGGCCATTGACAGGTACATAGCTATCTGCAGTCCTCTCCGTTACCCAACCATCATGACTCCCAAATTGTGTATTCAGCTGACAGCTGGCTGCTGCCTCTGTGGCTTCCTCCTTGTGCTCCCTGAAACCGCATGGATCGCGACCTTGCCTTTCTGTGGCTCCCACCAGATCCAGCAGATCTTCTGTGACTTCACGCCTGTGCTAAGGTTGGCCTGCACAGATACATCGCTGGTGGTCATTATGGATGCCATTCATGCAGTGGAGATCCTGGCCTCCTTCTTGGTCATCACCCTATCTTACATTCGGATCATCGTGCTAATCCTGGGGATGCCCTCAGCGGAGGGCCGTCACAAGGCCTTTTCCACCTGTGCTGCCCACCTTGTTGTGTTCCTGCTGTTTTTTGGCAGTGTAGCTGTCATGTATTTGCGATTCTCAGCCACCTACTCAGTGTTCTGGGACACAGCAATTGCTGTCACTTTTGTTGTCCTCGCTCCCTTCCTCAACCCCCTCATCTATAGCCTCAGAAACAAGGACATGAAAGATGCCATTGGGAGACTTTTCTACTCCCAGAAGAGGGTTGGTGGAGCTCGGAGACACATCTAG